A part of Homoserinibacter sp. YIM 151385 genomic DNA contains:
- a CDS encoding aminotransferase class I/II-fold pyridoxal phosphate-dependent enzyme — protein MSSPAPWQRAADAAGLLDEQGRPAATVFGVMSALAAERGAINLGQGFPDEDGPAAVLEAARRAIRDGANQYPPARGVAPLREAIATHQRERYGIPVDPERETLVTVGATEAIAASLLAFVDRGDEVVTIEPYYDAYAAIIGLAGGVHVPVPTRFPDFRPDHDDLRRAIGPRTRVILLNSPHNPTGAVLDRGTLALIVELAERHGATIVSDEVYEHLVFGAPHTPVASLPGAWERTITISSAAKTLSVTGWKIGWLTAPPELVDAVLAVKQYLSYVGGAPFQPAVALGLGMLDTWIPPLRRQLDGNRAVLTGALEAAGFAVNRPAGTYFLVADGREAGMPDARAAARRLVEEAGVVAIPLDAFVRRESAAEHAGLLRFAICKRPEVIAEAAGRIRSLPGARP, from the coding sequence GTGAGCTCTCCCGCACCCTGGCAGCGCGCCGCCGACGCCGCCGGCCTCCTCGACGAGCAGGGCCGGCCCGCCGCGACCGTCTTCGGCGTCATGTCGGCGCTCGCGGCCGAGCGCGGCGCGATCAACCTCGGGCAGGGCTTCCCCGACGAGGACGGCCCCGCCGCGGTGCTGGAGGCCGCGCGGCGCGCCATCCGCGACGGCGCCAACCAGTACCCGCCCGCCCGCGGCGTCGCACCGCTGCGCGAGGCCATCGCGACCCATCAGCGCGAGCGCTACGGCATCCCCGTCGACCCGGAGCGCGAGACGCTCGTGACGGTCGGCGCGACGGAGGCGATCGCGGCATCCCTCCTGGCGTTCGTCGACCGCGGTGACGAGGTCGTCACGATCGAGCCCTACTACGACGCCTACGCGGCGATCATCGGCCTCGCGGGCGGCGTGCACGTACCCGTGCCGACGCGCTTCCCCGACTTCCGGCCCGACCACGACGACCTCCGCCGGGCGATCGGCCCGCGCACCCGCGTGATCCTCCTCAACTCGCCGCACAACCCGACGGGCGCCGTGCTCGACCGCGGGACGCTCGCGCTGATCGTCGAGCTCGCCGAGCGCCACGGCGCGACGATCGTGAGCGACGAGGTCTACGAGCACCTCGTGTTCGGCGCCCCGCACACCCCGGTCGCGAGCCTGCCGGGCGCGTGGGAGCGCACCATCACCATCTCGAGCGCCGCGAAGACGCTCAGCGTCACCGGCTGGAAGATCGGCTGGCTGACGGCCCCACCCGAGCTCGTGGACGCCGTCCTCGCCGTCAAGCAGTATCTGAGCTATGTGGGCGGTGCCCCGTTCCAGCCGGCGGTGGCGCTCGGGCTGGGGATGCTCGACACCTGGATCCCGCCGCTGCGCCGCCAGCTCGACGGCAACCGCGCCGTCCTGACGGGGGCGCTCGAGGCCGCCGGCTTCGCGGTCAACCGGCCGGCAGGCACCTACTTCCTCGTCGCCGACGGGCGCGAGGCGGGGATGCCGGACGCGCGCGCCGCGGCCCGTCGCCTCGTCGAGGAGGCCGGCGTGGTCGCGATCCCGCTCGACGCCTTCGTGCGCCGCGAGTCGGCGGCCGAGCACGCGGGCCTGCTGCGCTTCGCGATCTGCAAGCGGCCGGAGGTCATCGCGGAGGCCGCCGGCCGCATCCGCTCGCTGCCCGGCGCCCGCCCCTGA
- a CDS encoding anti-sigma factor, whose product MTDRFPEDIGTWSGAYALGALDAAETALFEQYLLEAEQAREESTGFADTAVELGLAVRAEAPPASLKAGIMGMLDAVPQLPAQDAVVEPAAPVAAPESAPELVAAAPAPSRAETRARARWFQRPVGALAAVAAAAALIAGGGITVNLLSGQSAEQQLTAQVEQIRQAPDAQETTTEIERGGTVTTVWSGELGRSAVEVEGLGQLSEAQLYELWYIDEQGATPAGTFSMPADGIQRVVLDGRMDAGDTIGITVEDAPGATTPSDDLVVAVATA is encoded by the coding sequence ATGACCGACCGATTCCCGGAGGACATCGGCACCTGGTCGGGCGCCTACGCGCTCGGCGCCCTCGACGCTGCCGAGACCGCCCTCTTCGAGCAGTACCTGCTCGAGGCCGAGCAGGCCCGCGAGGAGTCGACCGGCTTCGCCGACACGGCCGTCGAGCTCGGGCTCGCGGTCCGCGCCGAGGCGCCTCCCGCATCCCTCAAGGCGGGGATCATGGGGATGCTGGATGCGGTCCCGCAGCTTCCCGCGCAGGATGCGGTCGTCGAGCCCGCCGCCCCGGTCGCGGCGCCCGAGTCCGCGCCCGAGCTCGTCGCGGCGGCGCCGGCCCCATCGCGGGCCGAGACCCGCGCGAGGGCCCGCTGGTTCCAGCGCCCGGTCGGCGCTCTCGCCGCGGTCGCCGCGGCCGCGGCGCTCATCGCGGGCGGCGGCATCACGGTGAACCTCCTCTCCGGACAGAGCGCGGAGCAGCAGCTCACGGCGCAGGTGGAGCAGATCCGCCAGGCGCCCGACGCGCAGGAGACGACGACCGAGATCGAGCGCGGCGGCACCGTCACCACGGTGTGGTCGGGTGAGCTCGGCCGCTCGGCGGTCGAGGTCGAGGGCCTCGGCCAGCTCAGCGAGGCGCAGCTCTACGAGCTCTGGTACATCGACGAGCAGGGCGCCACGCCGGCCGGGACCTTCTCGATGCCGGCGGACGGCATCCAGCGCGTCGTCCTCGACGGCCGGATGGATGCGGGCGACACGATCGGCATCACGGTCGAGGACGCCCCGGGCGCGACGACCCCGAGCGACGACCTCGTCGTCGCGGTCGCCACCGCCTGA
- the sigK gene encoding ECF RNA polymerase sigma factor SigK — MLVTMTHEIDGDAPTGSPVSLEDLLTRTAAGDRQAFAELYDRMSARVFGLVKRLLLDHAQSEEVSQEIFLEIWQSASRYAPEKGGAVGWILTMTHRRAVDRVRASQASRDRDVRIGVRDTEPDVDVVSEHVEISIENERVKQAMQRLTALQRQAITLAYYGGYSHSEVAQLLSVPIGTVKTRLRDGMIRLRDEMGVTA; from the coding sequence ATGCTGGTCACCATGACGCACGAGATCGACGGCGATGCCCCGACGGGCTCCCCGGTCTCGCTCGAGGACCTGCTGACGCGCACCGCCGCAGGCGACCGCCAGGCGTTCGCCGAGCTCTACGACCGCATGTCGGCCCGGGTGTTCGGCCTCGTCAAGCGCCTCCTGCTCGACCACGCGCAGTCCGAGGAGGTCTCCCAGGAGATCTTCCTCGAGATCTGGCAGTCGGCCTCCCGCTATGCGCCCGAGAAGGGCGGCGCCGTCGGCTGGATCCTCACGATGACCCACCGCCGCGCCGTCGACCGGGTGCGGGCCTCCCAGGCCAGCCGGGATCGCGATGTGCGCATCGGGGTCCGTGACACGGAACCGGACGTCGACGTGGTCAGCGAGCACGTCGAGATCAGCATCGAGAACGAGAGGGTGAAGCAGGCCATGCAGCGGCTCACGGCACTCCAGCGTCAGGCGATCACCCTCGCCTACTACGGCGGCTACAGCCACAGCGAGGTGGCCCAGCTGCTCAGCGTGCCGATCGGCACCGTGAAGACCAGACTTCGGGACGGCATGATCCGTCTCCGCGACGAGATGGGGGTGACCGCATGA
- a CDS encoding DNA-directed RNA polymerase subunit beta, protein MTERIHHRPARLPGAAFDAFQGGEDPAVTLRRAHESAAALLSRTRQSDDEGVIGRLLAHTDEHGLDLVARLWAVATPGSLPGALWRIHLLRAAIRDDAAGSALAFRHGTELLPTIDPVVAGAATPTGPEEILRLADDILRGVFQGDLADALARAGAYCRLSAAGWLDLADAREQGDPEHASALTRRADRLAAMGEELEDAARLERRDALD, encoded by the coding sequence GTGACCGAGCGCATCCACCACCGCCCCGCCCGCCTGCCGGGTGCGGCCTTCGACGCCTTCCAGGGCGGCGAGGATCCGGCGGTCACCCTGCGCCGCGCGCACGAGTCGGCGGCGGCGCTGCTCTCGCGGACCCGCCAGTCCGACGACGAGGGCGTCATCGGCCGGCTCCTCGCCCACACCGACGAGCACGGCCTCGACCTGGTGGCCCGGCTCTGGGCGGTCGCGACGCCGGGCAGCCTGCCGGGCGCGCTCTGGCGCATCCACCTCCTCCGGGCGGCGATCCGCGATGACGCCGCGGGCTCGGCGCTCGCCTTCCGGCACGGGACGGAGCTGCTGCCGACGATCGATCCGGTCGTCGCGGGGGCCGCGACCCCCACGGGGCCGGAGGAGATCCTGCGGCTCGCCGACGACATCCTCCGCGGCGTGTTCCAGGGCGATCTCGCGGATGCGCTCGCCCGCGCCGGCGCCTACTGCCGTCTCAGCGCGGCCGGCTGGCTCGACCTCGCCGACGCTCGCGAGCAGGGCGACCCCGAGCACGCGAGCGCGCTCACCCGCCGCGCCGACCGCCTCGCGGCCATGGGCGAGGAGCTGGAGGACGCCGCCCGCCTCGAGCGCCGCGACGCCCTCGACTGA
- a CDS encoding VOC family protein, whose product MADKVEHFEIPADDIARAQAFYAAVFGFEYEPWGEEEGMLRTGGGIDGDLHLRSAVPHPTVVITVASIEATVELIIAHGGELIGEIRSMSETARYAYVRDSEGNVIGVYDEVADAS is encoded by the coding sequence ATGGCGGACAAGGTCGAGCACTTCGAGATCCCGGCCGACGACATCGCGCGGGCGCAGGCGTTCTATGCGGCGGTGTTCGGCTTCGAGTACGAGCCGTGGGGCGAGGAGGAGGGGATGCTGCGCACCGGCGGCGGCATCGACGGCGACCTCCACCTGCGCAGCGCGGTCCCGCATCCCACGGTCGTCATCACGGTCGCGTCGATCGAGGCGACGGTCGAGCTGATCATCGCGCACGGCGGCGAGCTGATCGGCGAGATCCGGTCGATGTCGGAGACGGCGCGCTACGCCTACGTCCGCGACAGCGAGGGGAACGTCATCGGCGTCTACGACGAGGTCGCGGACGCGAGTTGA
- a CDS encoding GyrI-like domain-containing protein — MSAAGPLDLRREIAAYRAPRGRFELVEVPELSYLMVDGHGDPNADPSFTASLEALHPLAYRLRFASRALGRDARVMPLEGLWWADDMASFTSARDKRDWDWTLMIAVPPWIDASMLEDAASGIEAKATRAKPAPTRLRDVRLERLAEGLCVQTLHVGPFDEEAETLRRMHEEFVPAERLRVTGRHHEVYLSDRRRTAPEKLRTILRQPVERVDSGDR; from the coding sequence TTGAGCGCGGCGGGCCCGCTCGACCTCCGGCGCGAGATCGCCGCCTACCGCGCGCCGCGCGGGCGCTTCGAGCTGGTCGAGGTGCCCGAGCTGAGCTACCTCATGGTCGACGGCCACGGCGACCCCAACGCTGACCCGAGCTTCACCGCATCCCTCGAGGCGCTGCACCCGCTGGCGTACCGGCTGAGGTTCGCGAGCCGGGCGCTCGGCCGCGATGCCAGGGTCATGCCGCTCGAGGGCCTGTGGTGGGCGGATGACATGGCGTCGTTCACGAGCGCGCGCGACAAGCGCGACTGGGACTGGACGCTCATGATCGCGGTGCCGCCGTGGATCGACGCGTCGATGCTCGAGGATGCCGCGTCCGGCATCGAGGCGAAGGCCACCCGCGCGAAGCCGGCCCCGACGCGACTCCGAGACGTGCGGCTGGAGCGGCTGGCCGAGGGCCTCTGCGTGCAGACGCTGCACGTCGGCCCCTTCGACGAGGAGGCGGAGACGCTGCGCCGGATGCACGAGGAGTTCGTGCCCGCCGAGCGGCTGCGCGTGACGGGTCGGCATCACGAGGTCTACCTCAGCGACCGACGGAGGACCGCCCCGGAGAAGCTCCGGACGATCCTCCGCCAGCCGGTCGAGCGGGTCGACTCGGGCGACCGCTGA
- a CDS encoding cytochrome c biogenesis protein DipZ, translating to MLISLALIGLIGGLITGISPCIIPVLPVIFLSGGAQSARARAGEDGEDADPRRVSRWRPYVVILGLVVSFSLFTLIGSLVLALLNLPQDVLRWAGIVVLVLIGLGLIIPRFQHILEKPFSWIPQKQVGTERSGFILGFALGAVYVPCAGPVLAAITVAGATGRIGVDTVVLTVSFAIGAAIPLLIFALAGRRVAERVKAFRKRQTLIRTIGGVTMIALAIGLVFNLPQVLQRLVPDYTSALQDQFGNSEQIAEQLDLGGLVNEQNKELDQCSNGAEELESCGTAPDIKDIDAWFNTPDEQPIALDELRGKVVLVDFWAYSCINCQRSIPHTVAWDEAYRDAGLEVIGVHSPEYAFEKEERNVRAGARDFGIEYPVALDNSLGTWTNYRNRYWPAHYLIDAEGTVRHIKFGEGGYATTEKLIRELLQDADPDVELPAATDVGDDTPDGARTTPETYLSVGREQNYGGEGKYGSGVDDYAFPAKLGRDEFALDGSWDVGFQFATPAEDEARIRLEYSATQEVRMVLGGSGSVTYTVDGGEEETIEVDGTPRSYRLLEVDGAKQGTIEVTAAKGVEAYSFTFG from the coding sequence ATGCTCATCTCACTTGCGTTGATCGGCCTCATCGGCGGCCTGATCACAGGAATCTCGCCGTGCATCATCCCGGTGCTGCCGGTGATCTTCCTCTCCGGCGGCGCGCAGAGCGCCCGCGCACGGGCGGGTGAGGACGGCGAGGACGCCGACCCGCGCCGCGTCTCCCGCTGGCGCCCCTACGTGGTCATCCTCGGCCTCGTGGTGAGCTTCAGCCTCTTCACGCTCATCGGCTCGCTCGTGCTCGCGCTGCTCAACCTCCCGCAGGACGTCCTGCGCTGGGCCGGCATCGTGGTCCTCGTGCTCATCGGCCTCGGGCTGATCATCCCGAGGTTCCAGCACATCCTCGAGAAGCCGTTCTCGTGGATCCCGCAGAAGCAGGTGGGCACGGAGCGCTCCGGCTTCATCCTCGGCTTCGCCCTCGGCGCCGTGTACGTGCCGTGCGCGGGTCCGGTCCTCGCGGCCATCACGGTCGCCGGCGCGACCGGCCGCATCGGCGTCGACACCGTCGTGCTGACGGTCTCCTTCGCGATCGGCGCCGCGATCCCGCTGCTCATCTTCGCGCTCGCCGGCCGCCGCGTCGCGGAGCGCGTGAAGGCCTTCCGCAAGCGCCAGACGCTCATCCGCACGATCGGCGGCGTCACCATGATCGCCCTCGCGATCGGCCTCGTCTTCAACCTCCCGCAGGTGCTCCAGCGGCTCGTGCCCGACTACACGAGCGCGCTGCAGGACCAGTTCGGCAACTCGGAGCAGATCGCCGAGCAGCTCGACCTCGGCGGGCTCGTCAACGAGCAGAACAAGGAGCTCGACCAGTGCTCGAACGGCGCCGAGGAGCTCGAGTCCTGCGGCACCGCGCCCGACATCAAGGACATCGACGCCTGGTTCAACACGCCCGACGAGCAGCCGATCGCGCTCGACGAGCTGCGCGGCAAGGTCGTCCTCGTCGACTTCTGGGCGTACTCCTGCATCAACTGCCAGCGCAGCATCCCGCACACGGTCGCCTGGGATGAGGCCTACCGGGATGCCGGCCTCGAGGTGATCGGCGTCCACTCGCCCGAGTACGCCTTCGAGAAGGAGGAGCGCAACGTCCGAGCCGGAGCCCGGGACTTCGGGATCGAGTACCCGGTCGCCCTCGACAACTCGCTCGGCACCTGGACCAACTACCGCAACCGCTACTGGCCGGCCCACTACCTGATCGACGCGGAGGGCACCGTCCGCCACATCAAGTTCGGCGAGGGCGGCTACGCGACCACCGAGAAGCTGATCCGCGAGCTGCTGCAGGACGCCGACCCCGACGTCGAGCTGCCTGCCGCGACCGACGTCGGCGACGACACCCCCGACGGCGCCCGGACGACGCCCGAGACCTACCTCAGCGTGGGTCGCGAGCAGAACTACGGCGGCGAGGGCAAGTACGGCTCGGGCGTCGACGACTACGCCTTCCCGGCGAAGCTGGGGCGCGACGAGTTCGCGCTCGACGGCTCGTGGGATGTCGGCTTCCAGTTCGCGACGCCGGCCGAGGACGAGGCGCGCATCCGTCTCGAGTACTCGGCGACGCAGGAGGTCCGCATGGTCCTCGGCGGCTCGGGCAGCGTGACCTACACCGTCGACGGGGGCGAGGAGGAGACCATCGAGGTCGACGGGACGCCCCGCTCCTATCGCCTCCTCGAGGTCGACGGCGCGAAGCAGGGCACCATCGAGGTGACGGCGGCGAAGGGCGTCGAGGCGTACTCCTTCACCTTCGGGTAG
- a CDS encoding fasciclin domain-containing protein: MRIRNRKLAALSIAGIAMLGLAACAPMADEPAAEEPSMEAPDDSGMDNAAFDDLVGPGCEDYATQVPDGDGSIVGMSTLQVTDAAAANPILTSLVKAVSGEMNPDVDLVSTLNGGEFTVFAPVDDAFAKLDAATLETLSTPEGAETLSKVLTYHVVPGQILPEDLSGEYETAEGSMVTVSGSGDMLKVDDANVICGGVHTANATVYLIDSVMMPAE, encoded by the coding sequence ATGCGAATCCGCAACCGCAAGCTCGCAGCACTGTCCATCGCCGGCATCGCCATGCTCGGCCTCGCCGCGTGTGCGCCGATGGCCGATGAGCCCGCCGCCGAGGAGCCCAGCATGGAGGCGCCCGACGACAGCGGCATGGACAACGCCGCCTTCGACGACCTCGTCGGCCCCGGCTGCGAGGACTACGCCACGCAGGTCCCGGACGGCGACGGCTCGATCGTCGGCATGTCCACCCTCCAGGTGACGGACGCGGCCGCCGCGAACCCGATCCTCACCTCGCTCGTCAAGGCCGTCTCCGGTGAGATGAACCCCGACGTCGACCTCGTGAGCACGCTCAACGGCGGCGAGTTCACCGTCTTCGCGCCGGTCGACGACGCCTTCGCGAAGCTCGACGCCGCGACCCTCGAGACGCTCAGCACCCCCGAGGGCGCCGAGACGCTCTCCAAGGTGCTCACCTACCACGTCGTGCCCGGCCAGATCCTCCCCGAGGACCTCTCCGGCGAGTACGAGACCGCCGAGGGCTCCATGGTCACGGTCTCCGGCTCGGGCGACATGCTCAAGGTCGATGACGCCAACGTCATCTGCGGCGGCGTCCACACCGCCAACGCGACCGTCTACCTGATCGACTCGGTGATGATGCCGGCCGAGTAG
- a CDS encoding DUF6932 family protein yields the protein MLPDMDPVNAWLLPPAADPYVTTFDEIHERFVVGAPFGEERQLVFDALLLYARLIWRIVPDARLRINGGFVTHKPWAAPEDVDIAVVCPTISQYQLDRAIVAPLFTLLEVKGVVVRIPVTIPKLHVMGGLVDAFPILPGLPALDATFRRIWSTVKGDDGELIPGLTKGYVEVVNPDA from the coding sequence GTGCTACCCGACATGGACCCGGTCAATGCGTGGCTTCTCCCGCCCGCAGCTGACCCCTACGTCACGACCTTCGACGAGATCCACGAGCGGTTCGTCGTTGGTGCCCCGTTTGGGGAAGAGCGACAGTTAGTCTTCGACGCGCTCCTCCTCTACGCTCGTCTGATTTGGCGCATCGTCCCGGATGCACGGCTGAGGATCAACGGAGGTTTTGTCACCCACAAGCCGTGGGCGGCGCCTGAAGATGTCGACATCGCCGTGGTCTGTCCTACGATCAGCCAGTACCAGCTGGATCGGGCCATCGTTGCGCCACTCTTCACCCTGCTGGAGGTGAAGGGTGTGGTCGTGAGGATCCCGGTCACGATCCCCAAACTGCATGTGATGGGAGGCCTGGTGGACGCGTTCCCGATCCTCCCAGGACTCCCCGCGCTCGACGCTACGTTTCGCCGCATCTGGTCGACCGTGAAAGGCGATGACGGTGAGCTCATCCCCGGCTTGACCAAGGGCTATGTCGAGGTGGTGAACCCCGATGCCTGA
- a CDS encoding site-specific integrase translates to MHELAGFAERDGTVILFLAYTGLRWGEMAALRVMDLDMLRRRVNVDQAVTEVGRELVYGTPKNHSRRSVPFPTFLAEPLAELCVGKGPKHFVFTAPMGGALRNRNWRARTFDPALKQLLDEYPSLDPLTPHDLRHTAASLAISAGANVKAVQKMLGHASAAMTLLVYADLFDDDLDAVGEALSRNGNPTLFNQTRHVPRSPGSPGALAWEEPR, encoded by the coding sequence GTGCACGAGCTCGCCGGCTTCGCGGAGCGGGACGGCACCGTCATCCTCTTCCTTGCCTACACCGGACTCCGGTGGGGCGAGATGGCGGCGCTGCGGGTCATGGACCTCGACATGCTTCGCCGACGCGTCAACGTTGATCAGGCGGTCACAGAGGTCGGTCGCGAGCTGGTCTACGGGACGCCGAAGAACCACAGCCGGCGGAGTGTGCCGTTCCCGACCTTCCTCGCGGAACCGCTCGCAGAACTCTGCGTCGGCAAAGGGCCCAAGCATTTCGTGTTCACGGCACCGATGGGCGGTGCGCTTCGCAATCGGAACTGGCGAGCTCGGACCTTCGACCCGGCGCTGAAGCAGCTGCTTGACGAATATCCGAGCCTCGATCCACTGACGCCTCACGATCTGCGACACACCGCCGCGAGCCTCGCGATCTCGGCGGGTGCGAACGTCAAGGCAGTGCAGAAGATGCTCGGGCACGCTTCTGCAGCAATGACCTTACTTGTCTACGCAGACCTATTCGACGACGACCTTGACGCCGTGGGCGAGGCTCTCAGTCGCAATGGCAATCCCACTTTGTTCAACCAGACTCGCCACGTGCCACGTTCGCCCGGCTCTCCTGGCGCACTCGCATGGGAGGAGCCAAGGTGA
- a CDS encoding DUF4041 domain-containing protein, with protein MTENDKIRALEAEVASLRSQLSQAPAAEPAAVPLDDDRVLQDMGIYRYHHPLENAAAFRERLVDLQSRIVEVAKSGRAIVASNRFTFDNSLAKGRKMSDDLGRLMLRAYNSEADNSIRSLRAGNALTAKSRLERTRVAIAKLGAMMEMRISDDFHHLRIEEIELTSDWLMMKQEEREAEREQRAQLREEKRVQKELEEQREKLDKERGHVENALAAVRAAGGDAADLEARLAEIDSAIEANDYRAANIRAGYVYVISNRGAFGDQVVKIGLTRRLEPKERVYELGGASVPFRFDIHTLFFSEDAVTLENELHKHFAARALNQANPRKEFFFATPAEVREVLAAKVGNLLEFTEHAEAVEYLQSIGNWPADRR; from the coding sequence TTGACCGAGAACGACAAGATCCGAGCGCTAGAAGCTGAGGTGGCTTCTTTGCGCTCGCAGCTGAGTCAGGCGCCGGCTGCAGAGCCCGCTGCTGTCCCGCTCGACGACGACCGTGTCCTTCAAGACATGGGCATCTACCGCTATCACCACCCGCTCGAGAACGCTGCCGCTTTTCGCGAACGACTCGTAGACCTGCAGTCCAGGATCGTTGAGGTCGCGAAGAGTGGGCGGGCGATCGTCGCGTCGAACCGATTCACTTTCGACAACTCCCTCGCGAAGGGACGAAAGATGTCGGATGACCTCGGGCGCCTGATGTTGCGCGCCTACAACTCAGAGGCGGACAACAGCATCCGGTCGCTGAGGGCAGGCAATGCTCTGACAGCAAAGAGTCGTCTGGAGCGGACGCGGGTCGCGATCGCGAAGCTCGGCGCGATGATGGAGATGCGCATCAGTGACGACTTCCATCATTTGCGGATCGAGGAGATCGAGCTCACCTCCGACTGGCTCATGATGAAGCAAGAGGAGCGAGAAGCGGAACGCGAGCAGCGCGCTCAGCTTCGCGAAGAGAAGCGCGTTCAGAAGGAGCTCGAGGAGCAGCGCGAGAAGCTCGATAAGGAGCGCGGCCATGTCGAGAATGCTCTGGCCGCGGTCAGGGCTGCTGGGGGCGATGCGGCGGACCTCGAGGCAAGGCTCGCGGAGATCGACAGCGCTATCGAGGCCAACGACTATCGCGCCGCAAACATCCGGGCCGGTTACGTGTACGTCATCTCCAACAGGGGCGCCTTCGGCGACCAGGTGGTGAAAATCGGGCTGACGCGCAGGCTCGAGCCGAAGGAGCGCGTGTACGAGCTCGGCGGAGCCTCGGTGCCGTTCCGCTTCGATATCCACACTCTTTTCTTCTCGGAGGACGCCGTAACCCTCGAGAACGAACTCCACAAACATTTCGCTGCCCGCGCCCTAAACCAGGCGAACCCGCGCAAGGAGTTCTTCTTCGCGACTCCCGCCGAAGTCCGTGAAGTTCTCGCGGCCAAGGTCGGCAATTTGCTGGAGTTCACTGAGCACGCGGAGGCCGTCGAATACTTGCAGTCGATCGGCAACTGGCCCGCCGATCGGCGGTGA
- a CDS encoding ABC transporter permease — MTRYLGGRLLAAAIVLFALSLLAFGMVRLIPGDPALNFVQVDNPDPAVLEAIRQQLGLDRPWYTQYLEWIGGAVTGDFGSSLTRPQQIGEQLAVRFPVSLQLAVMAMLIAVAFGVPLGVMAAVRPGKAVDAVVRGLSFVSLAVPAFIIATVIILVNTSTVRLRLLGHVSFEDDPLGSIGSMLAPAIVLSLAMGAMIARYTRGTVIDALSQDYIRTARAKGASVGRIVVRHALRNALIPVTTIIGVQLAAIIGGTVIIETVFAIPGMGSYLIESINTTDYPAIQACVLVLGAVFIIINLVVDLIYPLIDPRIRVAR, encoded by the coding sequence GTGACGCGGTATCTCGGCGGCCGGCTGCTCGCCGCCGCGATCGTGCTCTTCGCGCTGTCGCTGCTCGCCTTCGGAATGGTCCGCCTGATCCCCGGCGACCCCGCCCTGAACTTCGTCCAGGTCGACAACCCCGACCCGGCCGTGCTCGAGGCGATCCGTCAGCAGCTCGGCCTCGACCGCCCCTGGTACACGCAGTACCTCGAATGGATCGGCGGCGCGGTCACCGGCGACTTCGGCAGCTCGCTCACGAGGCCGCAGCAGATCGGCGAACAGCTCGCGGTGCGCTTCCCGGTGAGCCTGCAGCTCGCCGTCATGGCGATGCTCATCGCCGTCGCGTTCGGCGTGCCGCTCGGCGTGATGGCCGCCGTCCGGCCCGGCAAGGCGGTCGACGCGGTCGTGCGCGGGCTCAGCTTCGTCTCGCTCGCGGTGCCCGCGTTCATCATCGCGACGGTCATCATCCTCGTGAACACCAGCACGGTGCGACTGCGCCTGCTCGGCCACGTGTCGTTCGAGGACGACCCGCTCGGCAGCATCGGCTCGATGCTCGCACCGGCGATCGTGCTCTCGCTCGCGATGGGCGCCATGATCGCCAGATACACGCGTGGCACCGTGATCGACGCGCTCTCCCAGGACTACATCCGAACCGCACGCGCCAAGGGCGCATCGGTCGGACGCATCGTCGTGCGGCATGCCCTGCGCAACGCGCTCATCCCCGTGACGACCATCATCGGCGTGCAGCTCGCCGCCATCATCGGCGGCACGGTCATCATCGAGACCGTCTTCGCGATCCCCGGCATGGGCAGCTACCTGATCGAGTCGATCAACACCACCGACTACCCGGCCATCCAGGCCTGCGTGCTCGTGCTCGGCGCGGTGTTCATCATCATCAACCTGGTCGTCGACCTCATCTATCCGCTGATCGATCCGAGAATCCGGGTGGCGCGATGA